A region of Actinomycetota bacterium DNA encodes the following proteins:
- a CDS encoding universal stress protein, whose amino-acid sequence MYEKQGIVVPLDGSVTAARALGAAQALAAMLEEALHIVYVTESPVPLPELMEALKIDELKVNDFVLHQIPGEVVETLVEFTARENARLIVMSSHGTTYDAGALMGHIALGIIQNSECPVMVVRPDMPHVPDPYWRPQKMLIPLNGSPSAAAVMDEALELAEILQCDVEIIHVAVLGEKRPQEVGSYATPRYIDYAHHEWSAWADEFMARFARQPPTVNIRLLHRQGVPADEMLRLAVESGDDLVLLGWQGRLEKDRAMTIKQLLKKTESPIILIRT is encoded by the coding sequence TTGTACGAAAAGCAGGGCATAGTAGTTCCTCTTGACGGATCGGTGACGGCGGCGCGGGCGCTGGGTGCGGCGCAGGCGCTTGCGGCGATGCTGGAGGAGGCGCTGCATATCGTTTACGTTACCGAGTCGCCGGTGCCGCTGCCGGAGCTCATGGAAGCACTAAAGATAGATGAGCTTAAGGTAAACGATTTCGTGCTTCACCAGATACCGGGAGAAGTTGTCGAGACCCTCGTGGAGTTCACCGCCAGGGAAAACGCCAGGTTGATAGTGATGTCGAGCCATGGTACTACCTATGACGCAGGCGCGCTGATGGGTCATATCGCCTTGGGGATAATCCAGAATTCTGAATGCCCGGTAATGGTGGTAAGGCCCGACATGCCTCATGTGCCCGATCCTTACTGGAGGCCGCAGAAGATGTTGATCCCGCTTAACGGTTCGCCGTCGGCGGCGGCTGTAATGGATGAGGCGCTCGAGCTGGCCGAGATTCTTCAGTGCGATGTCGAGATCATCCACGTTGCCGTCCTCGGCGAGAAGCGTCCCCAGGAGGTCGGCTCTTACGCAACGCCGCGGTACATCGATTATGCGCATCACGAGTGGTCGGCGTGGGCGGACGAGTTCATGGCCCGTTTTGCCAGGCAGCCGCCTACTGTGAATATCCGGCTGCTGCACCGGCAGGGCGTACCCGCGGACGAGATGCTGAGGCTGGCGGTCGAGAGCGGAGACGACCTGGTATTGCTCGGCTGGCAGGGCCGGCTCGAAAAAGACCGCGCCATGACGATCAAGCAACTCCTGAAGAAAACCGAATCCCCGATTATTCTCATACGGACGTGA